In one Nicotiana tomentosiformis chromosome 6, ASM39032v3, whole genome shotgun sequence genomic region, the following are encoded:
- the LOC104104013 gene encoding probable uridine nucleosidase 2, which yields MATEPKKIIIDTDPGIDDAMAIFVALQSPEIEVIGLTTIYGNVYTSLATRNALHLLDVAGRTDIPVAEGSHVTITKGTKLRIADFVHGTDGLGNQNFPAPNGKPIDQNAAEFLIQQASLYPGKVTVVALGPLTNIALAIQSDPTFVKNIRQIVVLGGSFAVNGNVNPAAEANIFGDPDAADIVFTSGADVLAVGINVTHQVVLTDSDRNELAKSNGKFAKYLDKILDVYFGYHHDAYSTKGVYLHDPTALLAAVDPSLITYTEGAVRVQTSGITRGLTLFYNKQKRFAEVTEWCDKPSVKVAVTVDATKVLKLVMERLINS from the exons ATGGCAACAGAACCGAAGAAGATCATCATTGACACTGATCCTGGCATTG ATGATGCAATGGCGATATTTGTGGCATTGCAATCTCCTGAAATCGAGGTGATCGGGCTTACTACTATATATGGAAATGTCTACACATCTCTAGCTACCAGAAATGCTTTACATCTG CTGGACGTAGCTGGGAGGACAGATATTCCAGTGGCTGAAGGCTCTCATGTTACAATCACT AAAGGTACAAAACTTCGAATTGCTGATTTTGTTCATGGCACGGATGGACTTGGGAACCAAAACTTTCCTGCACCAAATGGAAAGCCTATCGACCAGAATGCTGCTGAATTTCTCATTCAACAAGCAAGTCTATACCCTGGGAAGGTTACTGTTGTAGCCTTGGGCCCCCTTACAAATATAGCACTA GCCATTCAATCAGATCCTACATTTGTTAAAAACATTAGACAAATTGTTGTTCTTGGTGGTTCCTTTGCTGTAAATGGAAATGTAAATCCAGCTGCAGAAGCGAAC ATCTTTGGAGATCCAGATGCTGCTGATATTGTTTTTACTAGCGGCGCTGACGTTCTGGCAGTTGGAATTAATGTTACACATCAAGTTGTCCTTACTG ATTCTGATCGCAATGAGTTGGCGAAGTCTAACGGAAAGTTTGCCAAGTACCTTGACAAGATTTTGGATGTCTATTTTGGCTATCACCATGATGCATACAGCACAAAAG GTGTTTATCTTCACGATCCGACTGCCCTGCTTGCTGCTGTTGATCCCTCACTAATCACCTATACAGAAGGTGCGGTTCGTGTCCAGACAAGTGGCATCACAAGAGGTCTCACTCTATTTTATAACAAACAAAAGAG GTTTGCTGAAGTCACTGAATGGTGCGATAAACCCTCAGTAAAAGTGGCAGTAACTGTTGATGCTACTAAGGTTCTCAAATTGGTCATGGAACGACTCATCAATTCTTAG
- the LOC138893886 gene encoding uncharacterized protein, translating into MKATATESVELASYRLQDVVVNWYESWELSRGEDAPPAVWQEFIEDFIRHYLPPELRRAKVNRFLTLRQGNMSVREYNLQFDSLARYSPTIVDRMEDRVHRFVMGLEPHLLNDCHAMRDCPTRGGAGIVQPARSIASSSSSVCPPRQGSQAPIDRGRGRGDTSSSSSPQSRIYALAGRQDQESSPDVVTGSTLSYVTLLVASKFGIKPELVKPFEVSTPIGDPVIARRVYRDCIVVVSCSTVADLIELDMVEFDVIIGMDVLASCYNVDCRSKMVRFQFPGQPVLEWKGNTASPRGRFISYLKARKMIIKGYIYHLVRVHDVKVESPTVQSIPMVNEFPDVFLDELLGLPPEREIEFAIDILPYTQPISIPPYRMASAELR; encoded by the exons atgaaggccactgcgactgagtcagttgagctagcttcctatagacttcaggaTGTTGTAGTTAATTGGtatgagtcttgggagttgtccagaggtgaggatgcccctccagcagtatggcaggagtttatAGAGGATTTTATtcgtcattatctgccaccagaaCTTAGACGGGCCAAAGTtaataggttcttgacccttcggcaaggtaatatgagtgttcgggagtacaaccttcagtttgattctttggctaggtattcTCCCACTATTGTAGATAGGATGGAGGATCGAGTTCACCGGTttgtgatggggttggagccgcacctgcttaaCGACT gccacgctatgagagattgtccgacgagaggtggtgcaggtatagttcaGCCAGCGAGATCTATAGctagttcgtcatcatcagtatgcccccctaggcaaggttcacaagcaccaatcgatcgtggtagaggcagaggtgatACATCTAGTTCGAGCAGTCCTCAGAgccgcatttatgcattagcaggtcGACAAGATCAGGAgtcatcacctgatgttgttacag GTTCCACCTTATCTTATGTCActctgttggttgctagtaaatttgggataaaacctgagttggttaaaccttttgaggtgtccacacctattggggatccagtgatagctaggcgAGTATATAGAGATTGCATAGTAGTAGTTAGTTgttctacagtagcagacctaattgagttagatatggtagaatttgatgttataataggTATGGATGTgttggcttcttgttataacgttgattgtagatcaaagatggttcgattcCAGTTCCCTGGGCAGCctgttttggagtggaaaggcaatacggcatcgccgagaggtaggttcatttcctatctcaaggcaaggaagatgatcataaagggctatatttatcacttagttcgggtacatgatgtgaaagtagagtcaccaaccgtTCAGTCTATCCctatggttaatgagtttcccgatgtttttctCGATGAGCTTCTGGGTCTtccgccagagcgagaaattgagtttgctatcgACATATTACCATATActcagccgatatctattcctccttatagaatggcatcTGCAGAGCTGAGATAG
- the LOC138893887 gene encoding uncharacterized protein: MLWACVIDFKGSWDDHLPLIEFAYNNSYHSSIQMAPYEALYERKCRSSIGWFDDGKIKLVGLELVQQAIEKINLIQERLLATQSRQSWSFKLMTGIPNGISDKRHYKVRVVSVDDVQVTEQLSYEENPIAILDRQVRRLRTKDVASVKVLWRNNNVEEMTWEA, encoded by the exons ATGTTatgggcttgtgtgatagacttcaagggtagctgggatgatcatcttccgcttattgagttcgcatataataatagttatcattccagtattcagatggctccatacgaagctctttacgaaCGGAAGTGTAGGTCGTCTATAGGATGGTTCGATGATGGGAAAATTAAGTTAGTAGGactagagttggtacaacaggcaatcgagaagattaatcttatacaggaaaggctgtTAGCAACTCAAAGCCGTCAGAGTTGGAGTTTCAAGTTGATGACTGGTATTCCTAACGGTATCAGCGATAAAAGGCATTAtaaggttcg agtcgtgtcagttgacgatgttcaggtcacagagcagctatcgTATGAGGAAAATcctattgctatactagatagacaggttcggagattgaggactaaagacgtagcttcggtgaaagtactttggagaaacaataatgtggaagaaatgacttgggaagcttaa